One Deltaproteobacteria bacterium genomic window carries:
- the argG gene encoding argininosuccinate synthase: MSTILQSLPVGEKVGLAFSGGLDTSAALHWMRAKGAVPYAYTANLGQPDEKDYDDIPKKALAYGAEKARLVECRHQLVAEGIAAIQTGAFHISTGGNTYFNTTPLGRAVTGTMLVVAMREDDVHVWGDGSTFKGNDIERFYRYGLLANPNLRIYKPWLDQRFIDELGGRKEMSEYLVANGFEYKMSVEKAYSTDSNLLGATHEAKDLESLSAGIAIVQPIMGVAFWKPEVAVKPEIVSVRFEEGAPVALNGQTFADALSLFSEANAIGGRHGLGMSDQIENRIIEAKSRGIYEAPGMALLHIAYERLVSGIHNEDTIEQYRTNGRRLGKLLYHGRWFDPQALMLRETAQRWVARAITGEVTLELRRGNDYSLLDTTSPNLTYNPSRLTMEKGEEVFFTPQDRIGQLTMRNLDIVDTREKLGIYSRAGLLWTGARDGMPLLEPKAPKRKD, encoded by the coding sequence GTGAGCACCATTCTCCAGTCCCTTCCCGTCGGCGAAAAAGTCGGCCTCGCGTTTTCGGGCGGACTCGACACGAGCGCGGCGCTGCACTGGATGCGCGCGAAAGGCGCCGTGCCGTACGCGTACACCGCGAACCTCGGGCAGCCCGACGAGAAGGACTACGACGACATCCCGAAGAAGGCCCTCGCCTACGGCGCGGAGAAAGCGCGCCTCGTCGAGTGCCGGCACCAGCTCGTCGCCGAAGGCATCGCCGCGATCCAGACCGGCGCGTTCCACATCTCGACGGGCGGCAACACCTACTTCAACACCACGCCGCTCGGCCGCGCGGTCACGGGCACGATGCTCGTCGTCGCGATGCGCGAGGACGACGTGCACGTGTGGGGCGACGGCAGCACTTTCAAGGGCAACGACATCGAGCGCTTCTACCGCTACGGGCTGCTCGCGAACCCGAACCTGCGCATCTACAAGCCGTGGCTCGACCAGCGCTTCATCGACGAGCTCGGCGGGCGCAAAGAGATGTCGGAGTACCTAGTCGCGAACGGCTTCGAGTACAAGATGAGCGTCGAGAAGGCGTACTCGACCGACTCGAACCTGTTAGGGGCGACGCACGAGGCGAAGGACCTCGAGTCGCTGAGTGCGGGCATCGCAATCGTGCAGCCGATCATGGGCGTAGCGTTCTGGAAGCCCGAGGTCGCGGTGAAGCCCGAAATCGTGAGCGTGCGCTTCGAGGAAGGCGCACCCGTCGCGCTGAACGGGCAGACTTTCGCGGACGCGCTCTCGCTCTTCAGCGAGGCGAACGCGATCGGCGGGCGGCACGGGCTCGGCATGAGCGATCAGATCGAGAACCGCATCATCGAGGCGAAGAGCCGCGGCATCTACGAGGCGCCCGGCATGGCGCTGCTGCACATCGCGTACGAGCGCCTCGTGAGCGGCATCCACAACGAGGACACGATCGAGCAGTACCGCACGAACGGCCGCCGCCTCGGCAAGCTGCTCTACCACGGTCGCTGGTTCGACCCGCAGGCGCTGATGCTGCGCGAGACCGCGCAGCGCTGGGTGGCGCGCGCGATCACGGGCGAAGTCACGCTCGAGCTGCGGCGGGGCAACGACTACTCGCTGCTCGACACGACGAGCCCGAATCTCACCTACAACCCCTCGCGGCTCACGATGGAGAAGGGCGAAGAGGTTTTCTTCACGCCGCAGGACCGCATCGGGCAGCTCACGATGCGCAACCTCGACATCGTCGACACGCGCGAGAAGCTCGGCATCTACTCGCGCGCGGGCTTGTTATGGACGGGTGCGCGCGACGGCATGCCACTGCTCGAGCCGAAGGCGCCGAAGCGCAAGGACTGA
- a CDS encoding MOSC domain-containing protein: MPAGRIAEIWRHPVKSMEGERIERALLGENGIPGDRAWAVRDEERGGIRGAKKIPRLMTCRARYASEPAVGAPAPAPEITLPGGAVVRASDANAAERISAALEQRVTLWPLLPASALEHYKRGAPDSPDVLTEMRAIFGRNADEPLPNFAQFPPELVQYESPPGTYFDAYPLLVVTEATLRKLRAIAPRSVIDVRRFRPNLVIATEDEGFVEAAWTGKQLRIGGATLDVLGPCPRCVMITHGFGDVPQDTGLMRTVVKEADQNVGAYAKIASAGEVRVGDAVTLV; encoded by the coding sequence ATGCCCGCCGGCCGCATCGCTGAGATCTGGCGTCACCCCGTGAAGTCGATGGAGGGCGAGCGCATCGAGCGCGCGCTGCTCGGGGAGAACGGGATTCCGGGAGATCGCGCGTGGGCCGTGCGCGACGAGGAGCGCGGCGGCATCCGCGGCGCGAAGAAGATCCCGCGCCTAATGACTTGCCGCGCACGCTACGCGAGCGAGCCGGCCGTTGGCGCGCCCGCGCCGGCGCCCGAGATCACGCTGCCCGGCGGCGCGGTCGTGCGCGCGAGCGACGCGAACGCCGCGGAGCGCATCAGCGCCGCGCTCGAGCAGCGCGTCACGCTGTGGCCGCTGCTGCCCGCGAGCGCGCTCGAGCACTACAAGCGCGGCGCGCCCGATTCGCCCGACGTGCTCACCGAGATGCGCGCAATCTTCGGCCGCAACGCCGACGAGCCGTTGCCGAACTTCGCGCAGTTCCCGCCCGAGCTGGTTCAGTACGAGTCGCCGCCCGGCACCTACTTCGACGCGTATCCGCTGCTGGTCGTTACGGAGGCGACACTTCGCAAGCTCCGCGCGATCGCACCCAGATCGGTGATCGACGTGCGGCGCTTCCGCCCGAACCTCGTGATCGCGACGGAAGACGAGGGCTTCGTCGAAGCCGCGTGGACGGGGAAGCAGCTGCGCATCGGCGGCGCGACGCTCGACGTGCTCGGTCCCTGCCCGCGCTGCGTGATGATCACCCACGGCTTCGGCGACGTGCCGCAGGACACGGGCCTGATGCGGACCGTGGTGAAGGAAGCGGACCAGAACGTCGGCGCGTACGCGAAGATCGCGAGCGCCGGCGAGGTGCGCGTCGGCGACGCCGTCACGCTGGTTTGA
- a CDS encoding CPBP family intramembrane metalloprotease: MTPWSWLSLVLALVLVPGVALGNRWLGRPGGNEGALVAELAMFALAGLMLWIVRVKEGKSWESLGLGPPPRGTPLLTLGIIAAAVASIAAVILVLSLLDIPSLQGDSHDRPLWLLAVMCFRAGTLEELTYRAVAIDRVSLLTRSKTLGWLLPAVLFGVLHYPQGVSGILIAFVAALVMSVFFLRKRNLWANMTAHFSIDFIPNVVLPLLGGVE; encoded by the coding sequence ATGACTCCGTGGAGCTGGCTCTCGCTCGTTCTTGCGCTCGTGCTCGTGCCTGGCGTCGCGCTCGGAAACCGCTGGCTCGGCCGGCCGGGAGGTAACGAAGGCGCGCTCGTCGCCGAGCTCGCGATGTTCGCGCTCGCTGGGCTGATGCTCTGGATCGTGCGCGTGAAGGAAGGCAAGAGCTGGGAGTCGTTAGGCCTCGGTCCGCCGCCGCGCGGCACGCCCTTGCTGACGCTCGGCATCATCGCCGCCGCAGTCGCTTCGATCGCCGCGGTGATCCTCGTGTTGTCGCTCCTCGACATTCCATCGCTTCAGGGCGACAGCCACGATCGCCCCCTCTGGCTGCTCGCGGTGATGTGCTTCCGCGCCGGCACGCTCGAGGAGCTCACGTACCGCGCGGTGGCGATCGATCGCGTATCGCTGCTCACGCGCAGCAAGACGCTGGGGTGGCTCCTTCCCGCCGTTCTCTTCGGCGTGCTGCACTACCCGCAAGGCGTCTCGGGAATCCTCATCGCGTTCGTGGCAGCCCTCGTGATGAGCGTGTTCTTCCTGAGGAAGCGAAATCTGTGGGCGAACATGACCGCGCACTTCTCGATCGACTTCATCCCGAACGTCGTGCTGCCGCTGCTCGGCGGCGTGGAGTGA
- a CDS encoding CoA transferase, whose product MPAALSHLRICDFTGQLAGAGATKWLAAFGAEVIRIEDPVTMGLWDILRPMPPFVDERRGPDFGGGFNNHNVEKLGITLNLRTEKAREILAEIVKRSDVVSENFAKGVLARWGFGYERLKQLKPDIIYVSNCGFGHVGPYSDWKTWGPIVQAISGLTHLSGLPGREPAGWGYSYMDHTGGMYMALAILLALVHRQRTGEGQWVDMSCTDAGLSLTGTAVLDWTVNGRPSRREGWPDANRSAHAPWAPHGIYPAAGEDEWIAIACRSDAEWRALAAKLGIADARFATAPARLAAQDALDAAVGAATRAHAKFALARELQALGIAAAAVAKPEERIDHDANTAAWGLWPTSTHAKMGRVRVDGLPVHLSKTDWKIEHGAPCLGEHTELVLNRVLGMSADDVAKLRAEGVV is encoded by the coding sequence ATGCCTGCAGCGCTCTCCCACCTTCGGATCTGTGACTTCACCGGTCAACTAGCCGGGGCCGGCGCGACCAAATGGCTCGCGGCGTTCGGCGCCGAGGTGATCCGCATCGAAGACCCCGTCACGATGGGGCTGTGGGACATCCTGCGGCCGATGCCGCCGTTCGTGGACGAGCGACGCGGGCCGGACTTCGGCGGCGGCTTCAATAATCACAACGTCGAGAAGCTCGGCATCACGCTGAACCTGCGCACCGAGAAGGCGCGGGAGATCCTCGCCGAGATCGTGAAGCGCTCGGACGTGGTGAGCGAGAACTTCGCGAAGGGCGTGCTCGCGCGCTGGGGCTTCGGCTACGAGCGCCTGAAGCAGCTGAAGCCCGACATCATCTACGTCTCGAACTGCGGCTTCGGGCACGTGGGCCCGTACTCGGACTGGAAGACGTGGGGCCCGATCGTGCAGGCGATCTCGGGCCTCACGCACTTATCAGGCTTGCCCGGCCGCGAGCCAGCCGGCTGGGGCTACTCTTACATGGACCACACCGGCGGCATGTACATGGCCCTCGCGATCCTGCTCGCGCTCGTGCACCGGCAGCGCACGGGCGAGGGGCAGTGGGTGGACATGTCGTGCACCGACGCGGGCCTCTCCCTGACAGGCACCGCCGTGCTCGACTGGACGGTGAACGGGCGCCCTTCCCGGCGCGAGGGCTGGCCGGACGCGAACCGCAGCGCGCACGCGCCGTGGGCTCCGCACGGCATCTATCCCGCCGCGGGCGAGGACGAGTGGATCGCGATCGCTTGCCGCAGCGACGCCGAGTGGCGCGCGCTCGCCGCCAAGCTCGGCATCGCGGACGCGCGCTTCGCAACGGCGCCGGCTCGCCTCGCCGCACAGGACGCGCTCGACGCCGCGGTCGGCGCCGCGACGCGCGCCCACGCGAAGTTCGCACTCGCGCGCGAGCTTCAGGCATTGGGGATCGCTGCTGCTGCAGTCGCGAAGCCCGAGGAGCGCATCGACCACGACGCGAACACCGCCGCGTGGGGCCTTTGGCCGACGAGCACGCATGCGAAGATGGGCCGCGTGCGCGTCGACGGGCTGCCGGTGCACCTCTCGAAGACCGACTGGAAGATCGAGCACGGCGCGCCGTGCCTCGGCGAGCACACCGAGCTCGTCCTGAACCGCGTGCTCGGCATGAGCGCGGACGACGTGGCGAAGCTGCGCGCGGAGGGCGTCGTATGA
- a CDS encoding CoA transferase, with product MSAPEQHGALHGVRVVELANEKCAWAGKLLADMGADVILVEPPGGDATRSYGPFYEDEPGDDRSLYWWHHHTSKRGIVLDLTTEPGRATLRELVARADVLLEAEAPGALAAQRLDYADLAPANPRLIHCAITPFGRSGPRKDEIATDLTVIAAGGPAWMNGYDDHSLPPVRGLGNQGWAMGCHYGVLSILTAIVYRAVSGEGQFIDVSLHAAANVTTEVGSYGWLVAKQTAQRQTGRHAGPTITMPSQMKCADGRYVNTGMPPRKPAEFANLVRWLQSLGFDEQLPEVVFLKMGAERDSIDLSKIGQDAEITAIFGAGREAMNFIASRVSAYEFFTGAQRAGLAVGAIFSPDEAYEDPHFKARGFQVEVHHPELGKSFRYPGAPYAMQRGKWRISRRAPRLGEHTDEVLREIGEP from the coding sequence ATGAGCGCCCCCGAACAGCATGGTGCTCTGCACGGCGTTCGCGTCGTCGAGCTCGCGAACGAGAAGTGCGCTTGGGCGGGCAAGCTGCTCGCGGACATGGGCGCGGACGTGATCCTCGTCGAGCCGCCGGGCGGAGACGCCACGCGCAGCTACGGCCCGTTCTACGAGGACGAGCCCGGCGACGACCGCAGCCTGTACTGGTGGCACCACCACACGAGCAAGCGCGGCATCGTGCTCGACCTAACAACCGAGCCGGGCCGCGCCACGCTGCGCGAGCTCGTCGCGCGCGCCGACGTGCTGCTCGAAGCCGAAGCGCCAGGCGCGCTCGCGGCGCAGCGCCTCGACTACGCCGACCTCGCGCCCGCGAATCCGCGCCTGATCCACTGCGCGATCACGCCCTTCGGCCGCAGCGGGCCGCGCAAGGACGAGATCGCGACGGATCTCACCGTGATCGCGGCGGGCGGCCCCGCCTGGATGAACGGCTACGACGACCACTCGCTGCCGCCCGTGCGCGGGCTCGGCAACCAAGGCTGGGCGATGGGCTGTCATTACGGCGTGTTGTCGATCCTCACGGCGATCGTCTACCGCGCCGTTTCGGGCGAGGGGCAGTTCATCGACGTGAGCTTGCACGCGGCGGCGAACGTGACGACGGAAGTCGGCTCCTACGGCTGGCTCGTCGCGAAGCAAACCGCGCAGCGGCAGACCGGCCGCCACGCGGGCCCGACGATCACGATGCCGTCGCAGATGAAGTGCGCCGACGGCCGCTACGTGAACACCGGCATGCCACCGAGGAAGCCCGCGGAGTTCGCGAACCTCGTGCGCTGGCTCCAGTCATTGGGGTTCGACGAGCAGCTGCCCGAGGTGGTGTTCCTGAAGATGGGCGCGGAGCGCGACTCGATCGATCTCAGCAAGATCGGCCAAGACGCCGAGATCACCGCGATCTTCGGTGCGGGCCGCGAGGCGATGAACTTCATCGCCTCGAGAGTCAGCGCGTACGAGTTCTTCACCGGCGCACAGCGCGCAGGATTAGCCGTCGGCGCGATCTTCTCGCCCGACGAGGCCTACGAGGACCCGCACTTCAAGGCGCGCGGCTTCCAAGTCGAGGTGCATCACCCCGAGCTGGGGAAGAGCTTCCGCTACCCCGGCGCGCCGTACGCGATGCAGCGCGGCAAGTGGCGCATCTCGCGCCGCGCGCCGCGGCTCGGAGAGCACACGGACGAAGTGTTGAGAGAAATCGGAGAACCCTGA
- a CDS encoding amidohydrolase, with translation MGIHDFPLIDVDAHYTEPPDLWLSRAPAALRDVAPRVVKTPEGNDTWIVGRDTPLSPPGFCVIRTDGSKAIGSFSVHRFDEMIAAASDPAARVRVMQELGISRQVLYPNVLGFAGAALMRIEDAALRDFCITAYNDGVADVQRASGGRLLPQAMLPFWDVRASARELERCHEQLGLTGFTMMDAPEAWGMPSLADSAWDPLWSTAQERRLPVNFHIGSSGVSATAVWPGIEMPRQLAAGSTVMFIANARCIVNLIFSGLLDRFPSLNFVSVESGVGWLPFAIEAAEYQVDENGVDLALRPSEYFRRQIYASFWFEQRDLAACAKRLGTDNVMVETDFPHPTCLYPGPRKKLEEAVASLSEADQRKIFYGNAARVYGVDPNP, from the coding sequence ATGGGCATCCACGACTTCCCCCTGATCGACGTCGACGCGCACTACACGGAGCCGCCGGATCTTTGGCTGTCGCGTGCGCCGGCTGCGCTGCGCGACGTTGCGCCGCGCGTGGTGAAGACGCCGGAAGGCAACGACACGTGGATCGTGGGCCGCGACACGCCGCTCTCGCCGCCCGGTTTCTGCGTGATCCGCACCGATGGCTCGAAGGCAATCGGCTCGTTCTCGGTACACCGCTTCGACGAGATGATCGCGGCCGCGAGCGACCCGGCTGCGCGCGTGCGCGTGATGCAGGAGTTGGGCATCTCGCGGCAGGTGCTCTACCCGAACGTGCTCGGCTTCGCGGGCGCCGCGCTGATGCGCATCGAGGACGCCGCGCTGCGAGACTTCTGCATCACCGCCTACAACGACGGCGTGGCCGACGTGCAGCGCGCGTCCGGCGGGCGCCTTCTGCCGCAGGCGATGCTGCCGTTCTGGGACGTGCGCGCCTCCGCGCGCGAGCTCGAGCGCTGCCACGAGCAGCTCGGCCTAACAGGCTTCACGATGATGGACGCGCCCGAAGCTTGGGGCATGCCTTCGCTCGCAGACAGCGCGTGGGATCCGCTCTGGTCCACCGCGCAGGAGCGCAGGCTCCCGGTGAACTTCCACATCGGCTCGAGCGGTGTGAGCGCGACGGCGGTCTGGCCCGGCATCGAGATGCCGCGCCAGCTCGCCGCGGGCTCGACGGTCATGTTCATCGCGAACGCCCGCTGCATCGTGAACCTCATCTTCAGCGGACTGCTCGATCGCTTCCCCTCGCTCAACTTCGTCTCCGTCGAGAGCGGTGTGGGCTGGCTGCCATTCGCGATCGAGGCCGCCGAGTATCAGGTGGACGAGAACGGCGTCGACCTCGCACTTCGCCCGAGCGAGTACTTCCGGCGGCAGATTTACGCCTCGTTCTGGTTCGAGCAGCGCGATCTGGCGGCCTGCGCCAAGCGGCTCGGCACCGACAACGTGATGGTCGAGACGGACTTCCCGCATCCGACGTGTCTCTACCCCGGTCCGCGCAAGAAGCTCGAAGAGGCGGTCGCCAGCCTGAGCGAAGCCGACCAGCGCAAGATCTTCTACGGCAACGCCGCGCGCGTGTACGGAGTCGACCCGAATCCGTGA
- a CDS encoding GFA family protein, whose product MSDTFEGGCDCKHVRYRLTSKPLFVHCCHCRWCQRESGAAFALNAMIETERVQLRAGQPLYVMTPSDSGFGQEFVRCPNCHLALWSHYAGAGRAVAFVRVGTLDAPDALPPDIHIFTASKQPWVVLPPGALAVPEYYDSEATWPAESLARRRALRERIAAQKAGAS is encoded by the coding sequence GTGAGCGACACGTTCGAAGGCGGCTGCGACTGCAAGCACGTGCGCTACCGGCTCACCTCGAAGCCGCTGTTCGTGCACTGCTGCCACTGCCGCTGGTGCCAGCGCGAGAGCGGCGCCGCGTTCGCGCTCAACGCGATGATCGAGACGGAGCGCGTGCAGCTGCGCGCGGGCCAGCCGCTCTACGTGATGACGCCATCCGACAGCGGCTTCGGCCAGGAGTTCGTGCGCTGCCCGAACTGCCACCTCGCGCTCTGGAGTCATTACGCCGGCGCGGGCCGCGCCGTGGCGTTCGTTCGCGTCGGCACGCTCGACGCTCCCGACGCGCTGCCGCCCGACATCCACATCTTCACCGCGTCGAAACAGCCGTGGGTCGTGCTCCCGCCCGGCGCGCTCGCCGTGCCCGAGTACTACGACAGCGAGGCGACGTGGCCCGCCGAGAGCCTCGCGCGGCGGCGCGCGCTGCGGGAGCGCATCGCCGCGCAGAAGGCCGGCGCTTCGTGA
- a CDS encoding glutathione S-transferase family protein — MLVTANGGGGLIIEAAYAIARVPLEIEDIAWDDVGPGSRRLAKLNPLGQVPTLVLASGAVMTESAAILLHLAERAPRAKLAPPVRDPQRAAFLRWLAFFVAALYPTFTYGDDPARWVGDAAGSRLRASTDAHRERLLRFLEREVASAPWFLGKRFSALDLYLPVLRLWRPGAAWWRSEAPKLNAIADRARDLSPVARAFARNEV, encoded by the coding sequence CTGCTCGTCACGGCGAATGGCGGGGGCGGCTTGATCATCGAAGCGGCCTACGCGATCGCGCGCGTTCCGCTCGAGATCGAGGACATCGCGTGGGACGACGTCGGCCCCGGCAGTCGGCGGCTCGCCAAGCTGAATCCATTAGGGCAAGTGCCGACGCTCGTGCTCGCGAGCGGCGCCGTGATGACCGAGAGCGCCGCGATCCTGCTGCATCTCGCCGAGCGCGCGCCGCGCGCGAAGCTCGCTCCGCCGGTGCGCGATCCGCAGCGCGCGGCGTTCTTGCGCTGGCTCGCGTTCTTCGTGGCCGCGCTCTACCCGACGTTCACGTACGGCGACGATCCCGCGCGCTGGGTCGGCGACGCGGCCGGGTCCAGGCTGCGCGCGAGCACCGACGCGCACCGCGAGCGGCTGCTGCGCTTCCTCGAGCGCGAGGTCGCGAGCGCGCCGTGGTTCCTCGGCAAGCGCTTCAGCGCGCTCGATCTCTACCTGCCGGTGCTGCGCCTCTGGCGTCCCGGCGCGGCGTGGTGGCGCAGCGAGGCGCCGAAGCTGAACGCGATCGCGGATCGCGCGCGCGATCTCTCGCCTGTGGCGCGCGCGTTCGCGCGGAACGAAGTCTGA
- a CDS encoding MFS transporter yields MSEARPREIARVVAAATISNFGSMLTRIALPFVAIDVLGASAWDMSALSAARLVPGLVFGIAIAAWIERRRKRGVMIGADLAHAMLLLAVPLAAALGALSIPALLAFAALSGALSYAFGVARASFVPALASREQIVAANARIAAGSNAAEALAFGGGGWLVQLLSAPLALVVDAVSYLASAALLAGIPEREAEAKPPRERGLARALGGLRVIRADARLGALALVSVAVELLSEVLGVVYFLFVREQLGFSPGALGTLFAAGSVAALASSLAAAWLGARFGARGTMGCGLAGGALATAVLALAPGPSWIGAACIFAQQLGDAGLAVFEIHALSARQRAAALDVQSRVHGAFTFFGGWAALAGAALGGALGSVLGPRATIALVAAAMLALGASWLAFAPRYEESASD; encoded by the coding sequence GTGAGCGAAGCGCGCCCGCGCGAGATCGCCCGCGTCGTCGCCGCGGCGACGATCTCCAACTTCGGCTCGATGCTGACGCGCATCGCGCTGCCGTTCGTCGCGATCGATGTGCTCGGCGCGAGCGCGTGGGACATGTCGGCGCTCAGCGCCGCGCGCCTCGTGCCCGGGCTCGTGTTCGGCATCGCGATCGCGGCGTGGATCGAGCGGCGCCGGAAACGCGGCGTGATGATCGGCGCCGATCTCGCGCACGCGATGTTGTTGCTCGCGGTGCCGCTCGCGGCTGCGCTCGGCGCGCTCTCGATCCCGGCGCTGCTCGCCTTCGCGGCGCTCTCGGGCGCGCTCTCGTACGCCTTCGGCGTCGCGCGCGCCTCGTTCGTGCCCGCGCTCGCCTCGCGCGAGCAGATCGTCGCCGCGAACGCGCGCATCGCGGCCGGGAGCAACGCGGCGGAAGCGCTGGCGTTCGGCGGCGGCGGCTGGCTCGTGCAGCTGCTCAGCGCGCCGCTCGCGCTCGTGGTGGACGCCGTCAGCTATCTCGCCTCCGCCGCGCTGCTCGCGGGCATTCCCGAGCGCGAGGCCGAAGCGAAGCCGCCGCGCGAACGCGGGCTCGCTCGCGCGCTCGGAGGGCTGCGCGTGATTCGCGCCGACGCGCGGCTCGGCGCGCTCGCGCTCGTAAGCGTGGCGGTCGAGCTGCTGAGCGAGGTGCTCGGGGTCGTCTACTTCCTGTTCGTGCGCGAGCAGCTCGGCTTCTCGCCGGGCGCGCTCGGCACGCTCTTCGCCGCCGGCTCGGTCGCGGCGCTGGCGAGCAGCCTCGCGGCCGCGTGGCTCGGCGCGCGCTTCGGCGCACGCGGCACGATGGGCTGCGGCCTCGCGGGCGGCGCGCTCGCGACCGCGGTGCTCGCGCTCGCGCCGGGGCCGAGCTGGATCGGCGCCGCGTGCATCTTCGCCCAACAACTCGGCGACGCGGGCCTCGCCGTGTTCGAGATCCACGCGCTGAGCGCGCGCCAGCGAGCGGCTGCGCTGGACGTGCAGAGCCGCGTGCACGGCGCCTTCACGTTCTTCGGCGGCTGGGCGGCGCTCGCGGGCGCGGCGCTCGGCGGCGCACTGGGAAGCGTGCTCGGCCCTCGCGCGACGATCGCGCTCGTCGCCGCCGCGATGCTCGCGCTCGGCGCGTCTTGGCTCGCGTTCGCGCCGCGCTACGAAGAGTCTGCGAGCGATTAG
- a CDS encoding carboxymuconolactone decarboxylase family protein produces MSSRFDELASPALRSGEIAAVSAKFAEGFARVRDVTDRDGACPAWAKALYIAAAAAVKKQPEVLAREIARAKQLGLALRDAEGAALAVMISRGESAYAAFSAAVRACYGAEPRSGALERPDFPVTRDSALAYFQGYFGFVPSYVTLMADEAPRALEGYVLMREWSLAENVLAAKHVELLLCCVNAAEFSSRFVNVHANGARRAGASEAEIVEAVLCAIPIAGVASWLPGADGILEGRKPA; encoded by the coding sequence GTGAGCAGCAGGTTCGACGAGCTCGCATCGCCTGCGCTCAGAAGCGGCGAGATCGCGGCGGTCTCGGCGAAGTTCGCGGAGGGCTTCGCGCGCGTTCGCGACGTGACGGACCGCGACGGCGCGTGCCCGGCCTGGGCGAAGGCGCTGTACATTGCCGCAGCAGCCGCGGTGAAGAAGCAGCCCGAGGTGCTCGCGCGCGAGATCGCGCGCGCCAAGCAGCTCGGCCTCGCGCTGCGCGACGCCGAGGGCGCCGCGCTCGCCGTGATGATCTCGCGCGGTGAGAGCGCCTACGCGGCGTTCAGCGCCGCGGTCCGCGCTTGTTATGGCGCGGAGCCCCGCAGCGGCGCCCTCGAGCGGCCGGACTTCCCCGTCACGCGCGACTCCGCCCTCGCCTACTTCCAGGGCTACTTCGGCTTCGTGCCGAGCTACGTCACGCTGATGGCCGACGAGGCGCCGCGCGCGCTCGAGGGCTACGTGCTGATGCGCGAGTGGTCGCTCGCCGAGAACGTGCTCGCAGCCAAGCACGTCGAGCTGCTGCTCTGCTGCGTCAACGCGGCCGAGTTCTCCTCGCGCTTCGTGAACGTGCACGCGAACGGCGCGCGCCGCGCGGGCGCGAGCGAGGCCGAGATCGTCGAGGCCGTGCTGTGCGCGATCCCGATCGCGGGCGTCGCGTCGTGGCTGCCCGGCGCGGACGGGATTCTCGAGGGGCGCAAGCCGGCCTAA
- a CDS encoding aromatic ring-hydroxylating dioxygenase subunit alpha, whose protein sequence is MDARERLLPLARRALAHLEADTTDLAPATMRMPASAYTDRARYERELARVWRRVPLALALSGELAGAGAYKALRVAGVPVLLTRAEDGAVRAFVNACRHRGAPLREGCGRAAKHACPYHAWAYDARGTLVAMYGEHTFGASDRSALSLTALPCAERAGLVWVALTPGGAFDVDAWLGSFAAPLATLALERWHVYLQREIEGPGWKVAWDGYLEGYHQGTLHPQTVGKNTLSNLMVTDTFGPHQRIVFGRKSLGQLRGVPEREWNPGEHIRLIHSAFPNLSISGILGDHVLVSQLYPASEPNRSVTVQTILTERAPETPEQKQAAEAFAALTLQAVRDEDYAMGLAIQRGVDGGAVDSFVFGRNEPTLQHYHRWVDKLSEGDVYGEKW, encoded by the coding sequence GTGGACGCGCGCGAACGCCTGCTTCCCCTTGCGCGCCGCGCGCTCGCGCACCTCGAGGCGGACACGACCGACCTCGCCCCCGCGACGATGCGGATGCCCGCGAGCGCCTACACCGACCGTGCGCGCTACGAGCGCGAGCTCGCGCGCGTGTGGCGGCGCGTGCCGCTCGCGCTCGCGCTGAGCGGCGAGCTCGCGGGCGCCGGCGCCTACAAGGCGCTGCGCGTCGCGGGCGTGCCGGTGCTGCTGACACGCGCGGAAGACGGCGCCGTGCGCGCATTCGTGAACGCGTGCCGGCATCGCGGCGCGCCGCTGCGCGAAGGCTGTGGGCGCGCCGCAAAGCACGCCTGCCCGTATCACGCCTGGGCCTACGACGCGCGCGGCACCCTCGTCGCGATGTACGGCGAGCACACCTTCGGCGCCTCGGATCGCAGCGCGCTGTCCCTGACAGCTCTGCCGTGCGCGGAGCGCGCGGGCCTCGTGTGGGTCGCTCTCACGCCTGGCGGCGCGTTCGACGTCGACGCGTGGCTCGGCTCGTTCGCCGCGCCGCTCGCGACGCTCGCGCTCGAGCGCTGGCACGTGTACTTGCAGCGCGAGATCGAAGGACCCGGCTGGAAGGTCGCGTGGGACGGCTACCTCGAGGGCTACCACCAGGGCACGCTGCATCCCCAGACGGTCGGCAAGAACACGCTCTCGAACTTGATGGTCACCGACACGTTCGGTCCGCATCAGCGCATCGTGTTCGGGCGCAAGAGCCTCGGTCAGCTGCGCGGCGTGCCCGAGCGCGAGTGGAACCCCGGCGAGCACATTCGCCTGATCCACTCCGCGTTCCCGAATCTCTCGATCAGCGGAATCCTCGGCGACCACGTGCTCGTGTCGCAGCTCTATCCCGCGAGCGAGCCGAATCGCAGCGTGACGGTGCAGACGATCCTCACCGAGCGCGCGCCCGAAACGCCGGAGCAGAAGCAAGCGGCCGAGGCGTTCGCGGCGCTCACGCTGCAAGCCGTGCGCGACGAGGACTACGCGATGGGCCTCGCGATCCAGCGCGGCGTCGACGGCGGCGCCGTGGACTCGTTCGTGTTCGGGCGCAACGAGCCCACGCTGCAGCACTACCACCGCTGGGTGGATAAGCTCAGCGAGGGCGACGTGTACGGAGAGAAGTGGTGA